Genomic DNA from Pigmentiphaga litoralis:
TCGCCGCTGGCGCCGCAGCCTGCCTGATTGCGGGTGTGGCCCACGCCCAGGCCGTCATCCACGTCACCGTGCAGAACGACAGCCCGCGCGCTGTCAGCCGCGTGTCGAGCAGCGCCGGTACGGCGCAGGAAACCGCGCCTGCCTCACGCATCGGGGTGGGCAGCAATGACCGGTATAGCGTCATGGCGCGCGATGCCGGACCGCTGCAAGGCAGCGCAACGTATGCGTCGGCGGATGACCGGTATCAGTGCCGCTTTGTTTATGCGGTAACGCCGCGTGGCGGGGACCGGTGGGGATTCGAGCACAACGGCACGTCGGTCGGGCCCAGCCCGGTCACCTGCCGTGTGACGATGCAATCGTCGGATGCGCGCGCGGGCACGCAGTCGCTGTTGCTGACGATACGTTGAGGGTCAGCGCAGCGGCGGGCCGTCGTTGGCGGCGCGCCGGTCGGCACGTGCCGCCCGGCGCACGGGCAGGTTCGACACCCGCGACAGCACCAGGCAGATGCCAAGCAGGATCACGGCGACCGGCAGGATCAGGTTCCAGCTGAACCAGCGCTCGTGGTAGGCATACCAGCCGGCGCCGGCGAAGATCAGCATCGGCCCATTGACGACCGACGACTTGGTAAACCCTTCGAGCGCCAGAACGAGCACGCCGGCTAGCGCGAGCGCGGCGGCGCCCAGCACTTCCCATTCGATGCGCCAGCCAAGTTCGTGCAGCAGCCAGGCAATTCCCAGCAGGACAAGAATGAGAGGGCCAGCGGTATTTTTCATCGTGCCTTGGTCAGGTGGAAAGCGAGCGCGCCCGTAAGGACCCAGGCGCGGGAGCGGTTTGTCAGCGCAGGGCGGCGCGCGCACCGATCAGACCCAGCAACTGGCTGGTCTGCGTGCTGGCGTCGGTATCCGGGGCGGCCTGCTGGAACAATTTGGGGCCCAAGGACTTGACCGACGCGCGGCGCAACACGTCGTCCGCTTCGCGGCCCGACGTGAAGTCCTTCATGGTCAACGCGGGATTCAGATTGCCCGCCTGGATGCGCGCAATGGCGACACCGTGGATTTCCTGTTCGTTCGCAAAGTACGCGGACATCAGCCCGGCGTCGTCCAGTCCGCCGCCGAAGTGCGACCACAGCACTTCGCCGGAGATGGTCGCGAGGAACAGGTTGCCGTGATACTGAACCTGGAAGGTCAACGTGTCGTTGAGCGTCTTGAAAGTGGGATAGCCGTTCATGGAGCGGTCATGATAAGAATTGTCCGTGCATGTAGCGCTCAACGGACTAGGTTTATGGCACAAGCCCGCTTGCTGCGAACTGCTACATCGTGTGGGCGCGAAGATAGCGCAAACCGCCAAATTACGGCAATCATTTAACAAGTCCATACACACCGGAGCGCACGGTATAGCGTCGTTTGCGCCCGGTGGGAATGCCTGTTGGTGATCCTTTCGTGAGACTTGTCCTGACAAGTTGCGCAGACATGACACGCATCAGCATGACTGGCCAGTCTAGGTTCCAACGGATTACTGCTGGCCCATGTCCGCTGTCCAGTGGTGCAGGTTGTTCCCGACCCGCGCGCCAATGAACATTTCGGTCGTCCATTTGAGCAGGATGTCGTTGTAGGCCGCCTGGCTCAACTCCCCGGTCAGGGCGTGGTCGGCGCCGTCCAGAATCCGATGCGTCAGGGAATGGCTTTTGATGAAGGCCGCCCGGTAATTCATGATGGTCTGATGTGGGATGAAATCGTCGTGCTCGGATTCGACGATCAACACATCGCCTTCGAACGACGCGCAAGCGGACAAGGCGCGATTTTCATCCGGGGACACGGGCGACCGGCGGTAGCGCGCGATGTCGTCCCGGTCCAGCGACCGTTTTGGCACGTCCCATTCGGTATCCCGATACAGGGCCGGCACATGCAGCGCAAGCCACTTGACCGGCCGCAACGTGGTCAGGATGGCGGACAGGTAACCGCCGTAGCTGCTGCCCACCACCGCGATCGATGCGGTGTCGATCGAAGGATGCGCGACCAGGCAATCATAGGCGGCGAGCAGGTCGCTCAGATTGTCATTGCGCGACACCGTCTTGCGTTGATCCAGCGTGCGTTCATGGCCGCGCAGATCGAACGTCAGGCAGACGCAGCCCAGGCCCGCCACCCCTTTGGCGCGGACCAGATCGCTTTGCTGGCTGCCGCCCCAACCGTGCACGAACAGCACGCCGGGAACCTTGGAATCCGGCGCCAGAAATGTCCCGGCGATCGCTTCGTGATCGACCGGGATATTGACCTTCTCATTACGTATTGCCATACCTGCCTGCCATTACAAACTTGGTGATGAAACCGACGTCTTCGTCTTCGCCGCGAAAGGTGACACAGGCGCCTTCGGGCGCGTGTTGCGACGGGCCGTACAGTTCGACCGTGGACGCCCGCACGACGTTCAGCGCGGGGTCGGCCGCAAAGGATTCAAGCGCGACCACTTCGGCCCCGCTGGCCCCGCCAATGCGCCACGACTGCTCCAGCACGCCGCTGCACGACTGTCCTTGCGCATCGATGCCCTGGGCAATGTCGTAGTTGCGGCGCGACGCCAGCAGCCCCGGATAATGTTCGGAGGCCGCGTCGTCAAAGATGCGCCCTTGTTCGACCGCCTTGCGCACCGGGGGATCCAGTTCGAGCGCGAGCAAGGCATCGAATCCGCCGCGCACCACACACAGGTCCGACCCGCCATAAACGTCTTCACCGCCGTTGTCGGGTGTCAGCCGCTGCGTGCCCCAATAGCTGGCCACCAATCCGGCGACCCTGACCTGCCCCACGCTGTAGGTCACGACCTGGTCCAGGTTTTCTTCCAGCACAACGCCGCAGCTGGTCAATTCGTCGGACGCCAGGTCTTGCAGGGCGGCGTCGAGTTCGTCGGCGCCATGCACCACCGTCTGCCCGCGGCCGCCCGTTGCCAGCACGGGCTTGATACGGATGGCGCCGCCTTCGAGCAAACGGCGGCCAGCCTCGCGTGCGTCGTCCATCGTAAAGGCGGTCAGGCCACGCAAGGTCGCATCATGGACCGCATCGGCAAAGGCGGTGGACCACCCTTCCGGCGCGGCCGCGTCGCCGCGCACCAGCGGATGCGAGATCGCTTTGGTGGCGATAAAGGCGTAAGGCACGACGGCGCCAAACAGATCGTCTTCGGTCCGTATGCCGATGCCGCGCGCCATGTCGATGCCGACAATGGTGCCGGTCGGAATGTAGTAAGTGTCAGCGGCGCTTTGCGTGCCGTCGTGGATGCCGCCAAACTGGCGGCCATGCAGCGCGGCAATGCGCGTGGCCAGTGCGTTATGCACGGCACGTTCGTGGGATGGCACGTTCTTGCGGGCGGGATAGATCACGACTTGTCCTGCCGGGGAAGCGGATGAATGGAGCGTTGCCATCGGAAATCTCCAGAGTTGGGCGAGACGGTGGAGCCTTTTTTAGAAGCTACCTGCTCTGGCGTGTTTCCGGTAAGCCTTTCGGGTGAGCAAATGATTAACAATGTAATTTTCTCCGCTTGGCTGCCTTCCGTATTGTCGCGCAGGAAATATTTACCGGTATCGCGATCCGATCCCTCGGCATCCCCATGGCAACGCGCGGCTGCGCAATCCGGAATGATTATTGCTGGGCAATAGGAAAAACCCCGGGGCGGACATCATGGCGACATCAAGCAGGCGCGTGCTTTGGAAAGGCGCGATTTCTTTCGGACTGGTTCACATCCCCATTGCCTTGCACTCTGCCACCAGCGAACAAGGCATTGATTTCGATTGGCTCGACAAACGGACCATGGATCCGGTCGGGTACAAACGCATCAACAAAAAAACGGGCAAGGAAATCGACCGGGAAAACATCGTCAAGGGCGTCCAGTACGAAGACGGCCAGTATGTGATCGTGTCCCAGGATGAGATCGAAGCCGCCTATCCCAAGACCACGCAGACCATCGAAATCGAAGCCTTTGTCGATGCGGGCGAAATCCCGTTCGTGTATTTCGAGCGGCCGTATTACATCTCGCCGATCAACAAGGGCGCGAAGGTATATGCCCTGCTGCGCGAGGTCCTGCTCAAGACGAACAAGGTTGGCATTGCCAAGGTGGTGATCCAGACCAAGCAGCACCTGGCGGTCCTGGTGCCGTCCGAAAAGGCGCTGGTGCTGAATCTGCTGCGCTGGGGAGATGAGATCCGCAGTCTGGACGACCTGGACCTGCCCGGCGCGGGCGTGTCGAATGCGGGGATCTCGCCCAAGGAAATGAAGATGGGCGAGCAGTTGGTCGAGGACATGAGCGACTCGTTCAAGCCCGATGAATTCACGGATTCGTTCCGGGAGCAGATCCTGAAACTGGTGGACGAGAAGGTCAAGGCGGGCGATACCGAAACGGTTGGCCCGATCGAAGAAGTGGAAGAGGAAGCCGCGGGCGCCAAGATCTACGACCTGACCGAACTGCTGCAACGCAGTCTGAAAAAGGGCAAGAGCGCGGCGGGCGGCAAGGCGGCGGCTGTGGAAGACGACGCCGACGAGGACGACAGCGATGACGACGGCGACGAGGCGCCGGCACGCAAGGGAGCCAGTAAGTCAGCAAGCAAGGCGTCGGGCAAGACCGCATCGAAACCGGCGGATACGAAAACCGCTGCCAAAGCATCCGGCAAGCCCGCTGCAAGCAAAACCGCTGGCAAGACCGCCGCCAAAAAGACCGCAGCCAAGCCTGCGCCCGCCAAACGCCGCTCTGCCTGATGCGCCATGAGTGAATCGCTGAAGACCTACCGCGCCAAGCGCAATTTCGCGATCACGTCCGAACCCGAGGAAGGCGGCGAGCCCAATGCCGCGCATCGGTCTTTCGTGATCCAGAAGCATTGGGCGACGCGCCTGCACTACGACTTCCGGCTGGAACTGGACGGCGCCATGAAGAGCTGGGCGGTGCCCAAGGGCCCCAGCTACGATCCGGCGGACAAGCGGATGGCGGTCCACGTCGAAGATCACCCGATTTCCTATAACCAGTTCGAAGGCGAGATCCCGGCCAAGCAGTATGGCGCGGGCAAGGTCATCATCTGGGACAAGGGGGTCTGGGCGCCGCTGGGCGATCCGGAACAGGGCTACCGCGACGGCAACTTGAAGTTCGAATTGTTCGGCCACAAGATGCGCGGCAAGTGGGTATTGGTGCGCATGAAGGGCCGCGGCGAAAAGCAGGAACCGTGGCTGTTGATCAAGGAGAAAGACGGCTACATGCAGGACGCCGGCACCTTCAGTGTGGTCGACGAATTTCCGGACAGCGTCGCCGCCCTGCCCTTGCCCGACGAGGCCCTGGCGCGGATGGCGAAGTTCGAAATGCCGCGGGAAACCAAAACACCACGGGCAGCCGACGTGCCCCGGGAAGCCAAACCGGCCGCAGTTGCCAGCCCGAGCAAACGGCGCAGCAAAAAGGCTGCTGCAAGCGGACCTGCCCTGCCGGAAGACGCCGTGCCTGCGGATCTTCCAGCGACCTTCCAGCCGCAGTTGGCAACGCTGGTCGACGGTCCGCCGTCCGACAGCAGCGACTGGGTGTACGAGATCAAGTTCGATGGCTACCGGATGCTGGCGCGGATCGAAGGCAAGACGGTCACCCTGTTCACCCGCAACGGCAATGACTGGACGCACAAGCTCAAGCCGCTTGCCGAAACGATGCAGGGCCTGGGCTGGCCCGATGGCTGGTACGACGGCGAAATCACCGTCTTGAACAAGCGCGGCGTGCCGGATTTCCAATCCCTGCAGAATGCGTTTGACAAGGCCGCCACCAAGGACATCGTTTTCTACCTGTTCGACGTGCCGTATTGCGATGGGCACGACCTGCGTTCGGTGCCGCTGACCGAACGCCGCGCTTACCTGCAAAGCCTGTTCACCGAGGACACACCCGAATCGCTGCGCTACAGCGACACCTTCGATGCGCCGCCCGTGGATGTGGTCGCGTCCGCCTGCCAGCTCGGCCTGGAAGGCGTGATCGGCAAACGCAAGTCGTCCACCTATGTGTCCCGGCGGTCGCGGGACTGGATCAAGCTCAAGTGCAGCAAGCGCCAGGAGTTCGTGATTGGCGGCTACACGGATCCGCAAGGCGCGCGCACCGGCTTCGGGTCGCTGATGCTGGGCGTGCACGATGATGCAGGCAAGCTGCAATATGCCGGGAACGTGGGCACGGGGTTCAACGACAAGACGTTGACCGAAGTGACCAAGCGGCTGGAAGCCCTGGCGACCAAGACCCGGCCGTTTGCCGCGACGACGGGCATCGACCGCAAGGCCCATTGGGTCGAGCCCACGCTGCTGGCCGAAGTGTCGTTTGGCGAGTGGACGGGGGACGGCCGTATCCGTCATGCCGTGTTTCACGGCCTTCGCAGCGACAAGCCTGCCAAGGCGATCGTTCGCGAAGCGCCCACCCCCGCGGCCGAGGCCGACACGGTCGATTCCGACACGGACAATGAGACCGAGGACACGATGACAGCAGTCAAGAAAACGGCCGCCAAGAAGGTGGCAAACAAAGCATCGGCAAAGAAAGCGCCCGCGAAACAAGCGGCTGAGAAACAAGCCGCCGAAGAAGAAGTCGCTGTTAACGATACAGCCGCTGAAAAGACAGCCGCTAATAAGACGGCCGTTAATAAGACGGCCGTTAATAAGACGGCCGTCAAAAAAGCCGCCGTCAAGAAAGCCAGCACCAACAAGTCGGCGAAGCCCGACGCGGATTCCGCCGACCTTCCGGCAGGCTTCAAGGTCAGTCATCCGGACCGGGTCATCGATACGTCGTCCGGCACCACCAAGCTCGACGTGATCAAGTACTACGCGCTGGTTGCGCCGCTGATCCTTGAACACCTGGTGGACCGGCCGGTCTCGTTGGTGCGCGCGCCAGAAGGCATCGGCGGCGAGCTGTTCTTTCAGAAGCACATGGAAGCGGCAAAAATGCCCGGGGTGACGCTACTGCCCAAGGCGCTGGACCCTGGGCACGCGCAACTGATGGAAATCACGACCGCAGCGGGGCTGCTGTCGGCGGCGCAAATGAACGTGCTTGAATTCCACACCTGGAACGGGACCAAGCAGGCCATCGCCAAGCCGGATCGCATGACCTTTGACCTGGACCCGGGCGACGGTGTGGCGTGGCCGGCCATGCAGGAAGCCGCGCACGTGGTCCGCGCCATGCTCGAACAACTGGAAATCGCATGCTTTGTGAAGACCAGTGGCGGCAAGGGCCTGCATGTGGTCGTGCCGCTGCAACGCCGATATGACTGGGACACGGTCAAGGATTTTTCCCAAGCCATCGTGCAGCATCTGGCCAAGACGCTGCCCAAACGTTTTTCAGCCAAAAGCGGTCCGAAAAACCGGGTCGGCAAGATCTTTGTGGATTACCTGCGCAACGGATTCGGGGCCACGACCGTGTCGGCATGGTCTCTGCGGTCGCGCCCGGGGCTGGGGGTATCCGTTCCCTTACGATGGGAAGACGTCGATACCCTGGAAAGTTCGTCGCAATGGAATCTGATGAATATCCAGTCCCGCCTGGACGAGGGCAATGCGCCGTGGGCCGATTATGCCGATTCCGCGCAAAGCATTACCCAAGGCATGAAGATTCTGGGCTTCAAGCCTGCCAAAAGTTGACTATCGGTCATCAGGAAACCCCGGCGATGGACGCCTGGATCAATCAAAAATCGGATTGGTCCAGCGTCGGGCACGGCAACCCATCTTCAATCTTGCGGCGCGCAACGTGGTGAATCCGCGGCGCGTTGATCAGGTAGGACTGTTTCATACCGTCCTCATCGGGCGGCGATCCAAAGCGCGCCCACAAGGCCTCGCCCGAAATGCGCGCCTTGTGCCATTCGCCATCCACGCTGACAAGAAAACTCAGCGTGTCGCCATCGGATTCGAATTTGGGGAAAGTGTGCATGCCGTGCTCTCAGGTCGAGTGGGGCTCCCTACTCGCGGATTATAGGGTCGGCACCGCGACATTCCCACTAGCGGGAACATCATCCATTTGCTGTAGACAAAGCAACGCCCCCATGACAGGGGGCGTTGAAACCGATCTCGCTGCGGGCGGGATTATCGCGTCGCAGGTGCGCCCATTGGCATGGTCGACGACGAACGGGCCGGCGCCTTGCCAGCGTCTTTCAGTGCGGTCTTGATGGCTTCACCCTTTTCCAGGTGCGCCTTCAGGCTAGGCAGCGTCTTGGCGGCAAAGGCCTTGATATCCGGGTCCTTGGCATCCTTGGCGGTGCTTTCAAACAGTTTGACGGCGTCCTTATGCGCATCGACGGCAATCTCGTCGGCATATTTCTTGTCGAAATCCGCGCCGTCGGTGCGTTTGGCCAGGCTATCCAGCTTGGATTTCACGCTGCGCGTCGGCTGCGTCGGCACAGCGACCGATTTGGACGATGCCAGGCTCTTCAGTTCGGTATCCACGGCGGTATGGTCGGTCACCATCATCTGGGCAAACGACTTGATATCGGCGTGCGAGGCCTTCGTTGCCGCCATGCGGCTGGCTTCGATTTCCAGATAGCCGGACTCGGCAGCCTTTTCAATGAACTGCTTGTCTTTACGGGCGAGTTCAGCGGCGCTCACGGCGTTAACACTGAATGCAGCCAGCAACGCTGCGCAAACTGCTGCCAGATGGATCTTTTTCATGGTCTTCCTCCAGATGTTGATATCCGTGGATGAGCAAGGGCCGTGCCCAGCCCTGTCCGGCGCTATCCCCACCCCGGACATCTCCAGCAGCGACACGGGTTCCCATTACCCGCACCCTGTTGTTCATCCCTATTATCCAAACACCTGACAGCCTTTCAGCCGAGGGTAAATCCGGAGGCCCCATGGTAAAAATTCCTGGACTCAAGGCGGGTGGAATCATCCATTTCCTTTCCAGTATTCCGGACACTCATGAAGCGCACTTTCCAGTATCGGCGGCCGGCTGCGACAGCGGACAGGTTCGAGATCGAGATCACGATGGAACCCCGCGGCGGCGACGGCTTCCATCCGCGCGTCCAGGTCTATCGGGAAACGCGCGGCGTCCGGTCGCTATTGAAGCGAATGGAAGGCGGCGGCGGCCCCTACCGGGACTGGGAACGCGGCTATCGGGATACCCTGACCCGCGTCTGTTGTGCCATTGAAGCGGGCCAATTCACGCCTTCTTAAAATAATTTGCCGAACGCTTGGCAAAGTGCCAAAAACTTCTATATACTCTTGGTCTTGCTACAGGATGCAGCGAAACGCAGCCAGGTAGCAAAAACAAAGCAGTACAAAGCAAAGCAGTACAAAGCAACAAAGCAGTGCCCAGATGGCGGAATTGGTAGACGCGCACGGTTCAGGTCCGTGTGCCGAAAGGTGTGGAGGTTCGAGTCCTCTTCTGGGCACCAATAAATTCATGAAAAATAGCAGCCTCCGGGCTGCTATTTTTTTGCCTGGTCATTTTGCCTGTTCAACCCCGTTTGCCTGTTCAACCCGGGCACGCCCCTTGCTGTAAGACACTGGCAACAATAACCGCAGCGTACTCTTCATGCTGCCCTGCCAAGCAGTTTCAGCACAAACCCGGGACACACAATATGCTCAGAAAACTCATCTTCTTCGCGATCACCTCTGGCCTGGCCTCGCGCATGCTCAAGTCGTATACCCGCAGCCGTAACAACGGCCCGGTGCGCAACGCGTCGGCACCTCCGCCAGCCCGTTCGCGGAACGATTTCAATTCCTGATCGGCTTTGGTGAATTCTGCGGCGGCATGATGGGGATGGCCGGCAAGTCCGGTCAACAAGTCCAACAACCTTCCCGCAGCGCTGCAGTTCACTGAGTACGCGCCAAGAAGCAAAAGCGCCCGCCCTGCCGCGGGCGTTGTTGCATCTGGCGGGCGCCCTGCCCCTGCGCAAAGTGGCATCGGCATGTCATGATGAGTCTCCCTTTCAGGAGATGCCCCTCATGCAACGTGATTCCCATACCGTCGTCCTGCTGCTTCGACTGCTGCGCGAAGCCGAGACGTCTTACGTCGGCACCACGGCGCTGTCTGAAGGTCTGGCGGATATCGCCGGCGACGACGACGTGCCGGAAGGCTGGACGCAGCACCATCTTGAAATCATGAGCGACATCGGTCTCGTCAAGCCGAAGCACCCGGGTCCGGTCACGTCCAGCACGGAATGGCGTCTGGCCTGGGAAGGCTACAACGCCGTGGAAGACAGCGGCGATGACGACGAGGATGACGACACCCTCGACGACTGATCACTTGACGAAGGACTCGACCTTAGCGGGCAGGGCCGGCGCCCGCCACCGGTAGGCGTCGCTGAGCACATCGCGCGAGGCCTCGTAGCCCTTCCACCGGATATCCAGCAGGTGGGCAACGGTCATGTCCGCCCAGTCGGCGCGGAACGGCCGATCGTCAATGTCCGCCGGCAAGGTATCGCGCGGCGCGGACTGCCAGATCATGGCGGGAATGCGATAGCCCGCCGCGGTCGTCTGGCTATGGCCGGCATGATTGATCTGATGGCCGACTTCCTGTCCATGATCGGACACGAACATCCATGCACGGTATTCGTTGGATGCCGCGCCCTTCCGGGTCATGTCGAGCAGGCTGGACATGACGGCGTCCTGCGTCAGCAGCGCCGAATCGTATTCGTCCCGCGCACGGCGCAGCCATCCCGGGCGGCCAGCGTGCTGCATGCCCTGGTCCACCCCGTCGGAATAATCGTCAAACGGATTGGCCTTGTCGGGAAAGCGCAGGCGGTAATGTGGATGCGCGCCCATCAGGTGCACCACGATCAGCTTGTGCGGATGCGGATCGGCCATGGCCGACTGCAGCGGTTCCAGCACGGCCGTGTCCGGGGACTGGCTGCCGCGCCCCGGCGTCCGGTTCACCAGATGCAGTTCATCGGCAAATCGGGCGTGCAGGTTTTCAATGGCGATGTCGTCCTGGTTGCCGATCCACCAGACGCGATAGCCGGCGGCCTTGGCCAGGGCCAGCAGATGCTGCGGCGGCTGGCCTTGCGCGTTGTCCATCAGCATGAGGCTGCGCAGGCCCGGCAAGGTCGTTGCGTCGACCGACCAGGCGTTCTTGAGCAGAACGAATTCGGCATCAAGCGCATCGTGGCGCGCCCGCATGGTGGGCGTCGTTGCACGGGGGTACCCGTACATGCCCAGATTGTCGCGGTTGATGCTTTCGGAAATTACGAGCACCACGGTCGACGGCGCGGCGGACGCGATGACCGGCTCGGCATCCCTGGCGCGTTGCAAGGCGAGTTCGCGCGCGGCTTCGTGGTGCGACCAGCTATGGCGCAGTTCCTGCACAGACTGGCTCCAGCCGGCCCAGAACAGCACCGGATGCAGCCGGCGCCAGGGCTTGCTGACGTAGCCCGCGGCGCTGACCAGCAGCGCGACGCCAAGCACGCCGACGCCAATGCGGGACAGCATGGAAGGACCGTAGCCGGCACGGCGGGGCGCCGGAACGCCACTGGCGCGCGCGACGGCATGCCACATCAACAGGGCGGCGACGAACAGCGCCGCGGCCCACGCGACCGCTGGCCGCCAGTACATGGCCAGGTATTCGGCGCTTTCCTTGGCACTGGTGTTGGCCACGGCGCCAATGACCATGCCGCTGTCGGCGGCGGCCTGATAGCTGTCGGCCAGGTAGGCGCGGGCAATGCCGTCGACCACGAAACTCATGCCCAGCGTCCACACCGTTGCGGCGCGCACGCGCCGCCAGCCACGCGAGCGAACCGGCCACAGCAGCCAGGCCAGCGCCGGCAGCGCGAGGGCCATCAATTGCGCAATGCGGCGGCCATCGTGTCCGAGCGCAACGAAGGCCAGCACGGTCAAAGCCGCAACGCCGAACGCGATGCGGGCATCGGTCAGGCGGGCAGTGTCAGGGGATCCGTCGGCCTCGGGGCGAGGCGGACGCGCAAAGAAAAGGGAATTCAGTCGCGCTGCATGGGCGCGAGCATGTTGTCGCATCGACGTCTACTCATTGGCGGCTTGCCCACAGCAGCAAGCCGCGACGGCGGCACGAAACGCCGCGTGGAATGAAGACGTGGCGGTTGCAACGGGCAAGACAGGGGCCAGGGCCGGCACAGGGCCGGCCGCTCGGCAGGCCTTGAGGGCCTGGGCGAAGTGGCCGAAGTTTAGCCGATTTCGCGGAGGGGTCAGGTTCGGATGTCGTCGTCGCCAGGAAGCTCGGCCGTCATCGACAGGTCGAAAAACAGATCGTTGCTCCAGGCGCCCAGGCCGATATCGTCCAGCACTTCGGGATGCAGGTCGCCCGACAGGTCGTCATGGCTGGGGCCGAACAGCTTGCCAAGCAGGCCGTGCGGTTCGGCGGCAGGCGCGTGCAGCGCGGCAATGATGTCGTCCTCTTCGGCGCCGGCATCGGCGATCTCCACCAGCAGGTCCTGGTTCTGGGCGCCCAGGTCGTCGCCCTGCATTTCAAAGATCTCCCGGCTTTCCAACACGATATAGGTCGAGACGTTTGCCGTGTCATCCAGGAACGCCAG
This window encodes:
- a CDS encoding DUF7822 domain-containing protein; this encodes MANRSYLYSTHCLPGEEGCETAARIGLSEWAYDIPLVYKLLVSGQPRVCPSSIWESDEDIAIAGNYAEGVARLKRFLARIDVPSAQPVIQQTLAFLDDTANVSTYIVLESREIFEMQGDDLGAQNQDLLVEIADAGAEEDDIIAALHAPAAEPHGLLGKLFGPSHDDLSGDLHPEVLDDIGLGAWSNDLFFDLSMTAELPGDDDIRT